A stretch of DNA from Larus michahellis chromosome 19, bLarMic1.1, whole genome shotgun sequence:
CCATGCCCTGCTCCATACAGCGGGGGCTCCCGGGTTTGGCAGGGAGCAATGCCAGGGCTCCCGGGTTTGGCAGGGAGCGATGCCAGGACTGCTGGGTTTGGTGTGGAGCAACGCTGGGGGCTCACGTCGGGTCCCACGAGCGTGGCCGCACGGCAGGCTGGGCGTTGCGGTGCGGCAGGAAAGTAGGAGAAATCACACAGGGTGCGGGGGCCAGTCCTGGTGACAGTCCCCCCGGCTGGGACAGGGTTCGGCACTGGCTGTTGAGGTCGGCATGGGAAGAGTTGGCACGTCCGTAGGCTGGACCCGTTGCACGGAGAGCCCGTCGTGGGTcgcggggagctggggctgggcgcCCAAGGGGCCGCCGGCCGGTGGGGGCTGACGCCGCTCTCGCTTGTCCCCGCAGTGGAAGGGCAGTGGCTGGAGTGGGGCGCCTGGAGCCGCTGCTCCGTCACCTGCGCCAACGGCACGCAGCAGCGGACGCGCAAGTGCAGCGTCTCAGCCCACGGCTGGGCCGAGTGCCGGGGGGCCCACGCCGACGCCCGGGAGTGCTCCAACCCCTCCTGTCCCAGTAAGGCCCCGCGcgctgggggggagcgggggggacacCCACGCGTGCCGCTGGCACCGCGCGTCGGGGCACGGCCCAGCCATGCATCTGCCACAAAGCCGCTGCGGTGTCACCGCCGGTGACACGAgggggccggcagccccctccGCTGCGGATGCGGGTACGGGGGGAGCAGAAGGCAAAGAGTGATGCCGGGGATCAGCAGTCGCCCCCCTTGTGCAGCCACATCCCAGCTGGAGGAGCGGGGGATTCGTCCCATGCCCTCACCCCTCTGTCACGCTGGGGGGACCCGTCTGTGCCCGGCGGCTGCGGGTGCCGGCGTGCTTTGGCCGTGCCAGCTCTCCTGCGTGCacgtggggcagctcctggggctggggccggcactggggatggggggacagcgGGCAGGGGGGCTGTAGTCAGGCCAAAGGATGGACCCCGTCCTCACCCTGTCCTTCCGCCCCATCCTTGTCTTGTCCTTCGACCCCCGGCGTCGGTGGCGGGCGCAGAGGGAGGCGAGTGCTGCGCCACGGCCGCCGCGGCCACCGCAGGGAGGTCTCGGCTCTGCCACGCGCCGAGGGTGCCCTTGGGCTGCCGGCGGGGGAGCGGCCGGTGGCTGTGCGGCGGCGCTGGTCTCATCGGAAAGCGATTTAAATCATCGATCCGTGGATTTCATACCCTGCGGGGCTCTCGATTCGCGGCGTGGGGGGGATCACCCCGCTGGGGCGTGACGGGTGCCGCTCGCCATGCCAAGATGGGCGTCCCacggtgtccccctgtccccgcagccgACAGCAAGTGGGGCCCCTGGAACCACTGGAGCCTCTGCTCCAAGACCTGCGACACCGGCTGGCAGCGGCGCTTCCGCATGTGTGAGGGCACAGGCGTGCAGGGCTACCCTTGCGAGGGCACCGGCGAGGAGGTGAAGACCTGCAACGAGAAGAAGTGCCCAGGTACGGAGCACCCCAGCGCTACCCCGGTGCCCATCGCCCTGCGTCCGGGCGGCGCCTgacccccccctctgccccccccagcctacCATGAGATGTGCAAGGACGAGTACGTCATGCTGATGACCTGGAAGAAAACGGCCGCCGGGGAGATCATCTACAACAAATGTCCCCCCAACGCCACGGGTGAGGGGCGCGGGGCgagcacccccaacccccccacgccccggagcagggcaggggatggcggGTGGCATCGGGGTGCTGGGCAGTGCCGCCTGTCCCCGGCGCGCGTGGGGGCAGTTCCCACGCCCGCACCAAACCCCATTCTCCCGCGCAGGGTCCGCCAGCCGCCGGTGCCTGCTGAGCCCCCACGGCGTCGCCTACTGGGGGGTGCCCAGCTTCGCCCGCTGCGTCTCCCACGAGTACCGATACTTGCATCTCTCAGTAGGTGCCCGCTCTGGCGcggccctcccctccccatcaccaggggtctgctctgtccccagcccctgccgtCCCCTCCAGGGCAGGGAAACCCAGCAGCTGCCTTGTTTCATCGGCAGCCcatgtggggaaactgaggcagggctcCCCGGGTAGGGCTGGGAAAGGGGACCCCGTCCTGGAGCTGGACCCAGTCCGAGCTGCGCTCCCGTGGCCTCGCGAAATGGCTCTTGGGGTGGGAGGgaacccccagacccccatgtcctgctgctgccctaATTAGCGCTATTAGCTCTGCGGAGTCCCCGCTGCCCGCGCTCCCGGCATGGCGAGGGACCCGGGGACACACAGCACTGCTGGGGGGTGCTGGCGGCCAGCTgacaccagtgtccccccccTGTGCAAGCTGCGGGAGCACCTGGCCAAGGGGCAGCGGGTGCTGGCGGGCGAGGGCATGTCGCAGGTGGTGCGGAGCCTGCTGGAGCTCATGGCCCGCAAGACCTACTACAGCGGGGACCTGCTCTTCTCCGTCGAGATCCTGCGCAACGTCACCGACACCTTCAAGAGGGCCACCTACACCCCCTCCTCCGAGGACGTGCAGGTAGCGGGCGGGGGACGGCGAGGGACGCCCCCGGGGAGGTGGCGGCGGTCggtccccccgtccccagccccgctgagcCCCGTCCCCGCAGCGCTTCTTCCAGGTGGTGAGCTACATGGTGGACGCGGAGAACCGGGACAAGTGGGAGGACGCCCAGCAGGTGAGTGGCACATGGCACGGACGGGTGCCGGGGCAAACGGCTTGTCCCCACCGTGGGGACGCCTCCCAGCGGCTGCAGAGCTGGTCCCTCGCCCGCAGGTTTCGCCCGGCTCCGTGCACCTGATGAAGGTGGTGGAGGACTTCATCCACCTGGTGGGGGACGCACTGAAGGCTTTCCAGAGCTCCCTCATCGTCACCGACAACCTGGGTGAGCGGTGGGACAGGCGCGGGGCCTCAGCGGGTGCAGGGAGCCGGGTGGTGACacctgctctgccctgccagtGATCAGCATCCAGAGGGAGCCCGTCTCCGCCGTCTCCAGCGACATCAACTTCCCCATGAAGGGGCGCCGGGGCATGAAGGATTGGGCCCGCAGCTCCGAGGACAAGCTCttcatccccagggaggtgctgagccTCGCCTCCGCCGGTGAGGCAGCGCTGGGGCCGCGGGGGCCAGCACACTCTGCACGcctgtgcacgcgtgtgtgcgcGCACTTGCgcctggggtgctgcaggggcgTGCACGTGTGTGAGCGCACATCTGGGGCTGGGCACACGTGTGAGTGTGCACATCTGGGAGCATGCGTGTGTGTACACATGTGAGTGTGCATGTGTGAGTGCACATCTGGGGCTGGGCTAATGTGTGAGTGTGCACATCTGGGAGCATGcgcgtgtgtgtacatgtgtgggCGTGCACATGTGAGCGCACATCTGGGGCTGGGCACACGTGTGAGTGTGCACATCTGGGAGCATGCGTGTGTGTACACATGTGAGTGTGCATGTGTGAGTGCACATCTGGGGCTGGGCTAATGTGTGAGTGTGCACATCTGGGAGCAtgcgtgtgtgtacatgtatgaGTGCACGGGTGAGCGCACATCTGGGGCTGGGCTAATGTGTGAGTGTGCACATCTGGGAGCATGCGTGTGTGTAAATGTGTGAGTGCATGTGTGAGTGCACGTCTGGGGCTGGGCACATGGAGCGTGCGTGTGTGGCGCAGCGCACATTCACACACATGTCTGCGCGTGCATAGCCGGGAGTGTGCACGCGTGCGCATGGGAACGCGTGTGAGCTTGCATGTCTGGGGCTGCACATGTGTGTGAGTGCACATCTGGGAGTACAGGCGTGAGAGTGCACATCTGGGAGCGCACGCGTGTGAGCGTGCACGTGTGCGAGCACGCAGGCAGCCTCCTGCGTGTGTCCGTGTGTGCCGTGCCTGCGTGTGTCCGTGTGTGCCGTGCCTGTGTTGGGGAGGGGGTGCGTGTTCCCTTGCGTGTGTTGGGGACACACGTGTGGGCTCACGTGTCCGTGTGTGCTCGCTGAGCCCACGCGCGTGCCAGGCACTGGATCACGGcgcccttctcccttctcctctctctgcagAAACGGATGAGTCGTCCCACTTCGTCATCGGGGCCGTGCTGTACCGCACGCTGGGGCtgatcctgcccccccccaggtgagtggggctgcccgctgtccccccatgccgtgtccccgtccctgtgaCAGCCGGTGCCCCTCCCTGCAGGCCCCCCCTGGCCGTCACCTCCAAGGTGCTGATGGTGACGGTGCGCCCGCCGACCAAGCCCGCGGAGCCCCTCGTCCTGGTGGAGCTCTCCCACATCATCAACGTGAGTGTCCCCCTCCTGTCCCTTCGCATGTCACCTCTTGGTCCTGTGTgggtcccaccagccccttcACCCCCGGGTGCTGAGAGCCACATAGGGGCTAGCAGCTCCCAGCCGGTGGCCACAAGCACTTGGCTCCTTGCCTGCGGTGGGGACGTGCCAGCGCCGGGGGAGCCGCCGGGTCCCCAGGGAGGTCCCCACGGGCCGATCACCTTcttggggctgggagcagggcagggggcaaAGCACTAACTGTCCCTCTGTCCGCAGGGCACGTCCCACCCGCAGTGCGTCACCTGGGACTACTCGAGGACGTGAGTGGgacgggggggaagggggggacagggacaccccggCCATGCCCTTGCTGGCGGGCGATGCTGGGCGCAGGGGCTGGGCTGTCCCAGTGCCCTGTCGGTCCccgggggggtggcgggagggacggggagcGGGGCCAGTGGCTGCCCATGGCTGAGCCCCTCTGGCTGCGGGTGAATTGTGCTGCCACGGGATCGATGTGCCTCCGCGTGACGCCGGGGACGGACGCCGCCAGCCTGCCAGATGCAATTTGTTAGCGCGGAGCCCGGCGCTCTGGCAGGAGCGAGGGAAAGTAGGAcacggcggggggagcggggggcactGCGGGGCGAGGGGGTGGCAGTgccgggctccccccaccccaggtgcCCATGGGGGCCCTGCACCTCGGGGTCGCTGCTTCCAGTAGGGCTCCCGTGCCGACGGGGAGGCGTGTGGTTGTGACGAGTGCGCCAGGTCTCAGCCTGGCCCCGGGGGAGCTGCGTCCCCAGCTGTCCCACAGACCCAGTTCCCGGTTTCCCCGCCTTGCTGGGAGCGGTGGTTGCTCTCCCCGTGCGTGGCCAGCGTCCCTGCGGGGCACCCCGGCCCGGCTCCCTCTGGGGAGTCCCCGTGTCAGGGGGGGTCCCTGTGGCAGGGGGGGTCTCCATGGCAGGCAGGGAGCATCACCCACTCCCGGGCAGGTCGGGCTTTGGGGGCAGCATGTCTCTGCTGCGTGAGCCACGGCTCgtgctgggggggacatgggtgccgggggggggggccctggcactgccctgtcccccctccatccccactgcCTCTCCCACACCTGGCCCCCTCCTTCTGCactttgccccccccccgccccccctccaccTGGGTGGGATGATTAAAAATCAAGCCTTCGTGTTGCTCCGCTCCCCAGGGGGATCAGCGCCGGGGTGGGCGGGGGCAAGCGGGGCAGGGATGGCTtcaccccccccgccatgggctgGGGGGATTGACCTGTCCCCTGGCAGcgccccctccctctgcctgcccccaggCAGGGGCCAGCAAAGGGTTAAGTCGGGAGAGGCGCGGGGGGCTGCGTGTGCGTTTGATCATTTCAAATTGCTCTCCCTCGCTCTCGTCCCATTAATCAGGGATGCTGGCTTGGGAAACTGGGACACGGAGAGCTGccaaaccctggagaccctcccAGCGCACACCAAATGCCAGTGCCGCCAGCTCGCCACCTTCGCCGTCCTCGCCCAGCTGCCCAGAGACCTGgtaggggacaggatggggacagggacacgctggggacacgGGCCGTGGAGGGGGGGCgatccccgggctgtggggcctggCCGaggtgggggtcccgggggaggatggggatgggcaggggctgCACCTCGACGGGGTGGGATGGGcactgggggggtgaggggggtgccTCCCACCACCCAAAAGAAGGGCTCCTGCACCCCCTGGCACCCCGAGGGTGGGCGTGGACGGGCAGGGGGCTGCCGCGGTCGAGAGGGCTCGATATGGGGCATCGCTGTgtgcaaggaggggggggggcagccccgggcgtCCCCCCACCGCATTGCTATTCCGCCCGCGTCCCCCGTTGGTATGGAGATGGGCATGGGTCCCCAGGAAGGCGCCTTGGCTGCGTCACCGCGgccaccgaccccccccggcacccgggGGTCCCCAaccgggggggtggaggggcccagcgcggggcagggggctggcagggagcagccatGGGGGGGGCCGGGCTCAGCCGCTCCCACCCTGTTCCCCACCAGGCCATGGACCCCTCGGGCACCCCCTCGGTGCCGCTGATGATCGGCTGTGCCGTCTCCTGCATGGCCCTGCTGACCCTGCTGGTGATCTACGCTGCCTTCTGGAGGTGACCCGGGGACAGCTGGGGACCCGGGGGGCACCTGGGGCACGAGACCGTGTGGGGAGGGCGTGGCAAGTTGGGGGGCAAGGTGGGAGCAAAGGCTCAGCATCGATGTGATTAAACGCAACGTGGCGGGAAGAGAGTGACCCTGGTGGCTGCCGGGTGGGAGAGGTGCCTGGGCTGCCTGGCACTGTCCCTGGCCCAGGACAGCACCCACCCGCCAGCACCGGGcaggggacacgggacagggacGTGGGACAGGCTGGCACCCCGGCCCCACGCTGCTCCTGCCCGCAGGTTCATCAAGTCGGAGCGCTCCATCATCCTGCTCAACTTCTGCGTCTCCATCCTGGCCTCCAACGTCCTCATCCTGGTGGGGCAGTCCCAGATGCTCAGCAAGGTGGGTGCCACCACCGTGCCCCCCTCACGGGGTCCCCGGGTGGGCGAGGGGGCTGTGGAGGGGTCCAAGCCTTCTTTTCCCAGCCGGTCGCCTCGTCCCTgctggctcccagcagcagaTTGGATTTGGATTAACTCGATCTCGGGATTAAATCCTTTGCGCCAGCGGTTTTGACACAGACCTTGCCGGGACGCGGGAGTTTAACCGCCGCGTGGCCGCGGTGGTGCCACCGTGCCTCCCCGTGACGTGCCCGCGTCCCCGCAGGGCGTGTGCACCATGACGGCCGCCTTCCTCCACTTCTTCTTCCTCTCGTCCTTCTGCTGGGTGCTGACGGAGGCCTGGCAGTCCTACCTGGCGGTGATCGGCCGGATCCGGACACGCCTGGTCAGGAAGCGCTTCCTCTGCTTGGGATGGGGTAAGAGCCCAGCAGCGCTGGTCCCAGCacggggtggaggggaggaaCCACGCATCCCCCCTACCCCGGCACCCCCCCAGGGTTAtcagaaggggaaactgaggcacgatgGAGGAAAGCAGACCCCGGTGTCTTGGTCCCTTTGACGTGGCACCTTCTGACCAGCCAGACCATGGGGAGCTGCCAGAAGGaccccatccctgttcccatccatgggggctggcacaggggtgatgctgggggggacAGCGATGCCACccccctgcagctccagcctcATCTCCCCTCTCCAGGGTTGCCAGCCCTCGTGGTCGCAGTCTCCGTCGGCTTCACGCGGACCAAAGGCTACGGGACGGCGAGCTAGTAcgtggggacggggggacacggggaccgctccaggctggcagcagtgctgggagcaggggatggggacaggggatgtcCCCTCTCCATCAGCCCCTGACACGCCGCGgtcccctgcagctgctggctctCACTGGAGGGCGGTTTGCTCTACGCCTTCGTGGGACCCGCTGCTGTCATCGTGCTGGTGAGCTGACCCCGAGCATGGGACCCCCAAAAAGCCACCTCGGTGCgtggcagctcctgccagccccggctGGCGAGGGCTCCGTGCCTGGCCCTAACCCCGGCGCCGCTCTCGCCCAAGGTGAACATGCTGGTTGGCATCATCGTGTTCAACAAGCTCATGTCCCGCGATGGCATTTCAGATAAGTCCAAAAAGCAGCGAGCTGGGTAAGTGCCCTGCGCCCCGCGGgactgtccctggggctggcgCGGAGCACCCTGTCCTGCCGCAGGGCATGGCGTGGGGTCTCCCCCGGGAGCGGGCTGAGGACGGGGCAGACTTCACCACACCAGTGGGCAGCAGGGGCCAAGCCTGGGGCAACGGTAGCCTCttgttgggggctgctggagagGCAGTAGCTGGGGGGTGGTCACCCCCACACCTTTCCCCAGGGAAGGGGGAGCCGCGCGCTGCGGAccccccctccctgccgccaGCGGagggggctgagccctgcccgccccgtcccgctgccACTTGGCCACCCCCGCTCGTCATTAACAACTGCTGCCGCCCTCGACTAACCcggctctctctctctctttctcttttccttctcccatttgcttttttgcctgtgtccgtccatccatccatccatccgtctgtccgtccatctgTCTGACCTATCCCCCCCGCATTCCCTGCCATCCTGCTGTCCCACCACCTTTGCTCCCTCCGCCCGCATCCCCGCGTGGCCCGGTCCTGGCCGCGGGgcgccgggggggtgggggggcccgcGTAGCTCCAAGCCCCCCCCCTGCGGCAGCCTGCTGCTGAAATGCACCAAGTGCGGCGTGGTGTCCAGCGCGGCCATGACCTCCGCCACCGCCAGCAGCGCCATGTTAGTGCCCGCCACGCGCCCGCttcgccccccgccccgagcacaGCCGTGGACCCCACGGAGCGGGGGAGTTGGGTTCTGGGTATcgccccagggtggggggacggCCTCTGAGCTGGGGGTCCCACGGGCAGGGCGAAGGCTGTGTGCTCGGGGCGGCCGCGGGGTGCGCGTGTCCCACCGCGGCCATCACGTCTGCATGGCATGGCTTCCCGCAGGTCACGTCATCTCCGGGGTCGGGGCGCGGGGGGCTCAGCTCCTCTTCCCCGGGGCGGCTTGGGAGCGGGGAGGGCATGAGGGGCACCGCACCAGGGGCCACGGGCCAGTCCTGGCCCCGGGGGGCATCCCCGGGACCCTCTTCCCGGCATGCGAACCCCCCACGGGTGCTGGCAGAGGGCTGGGCTGTCACCACTGCCACCCTGCCCAGCCGAggtccctgctcccagggctttagttgcagcagaagcagccccaaatgcactgctaaaaaaaaaaaataaatccccttttCCACTTTTCTTGTGGCTGTGGGAGGGTGACGGTGACCCTGTGTCACCCCAGCACCCTCACTGCCTGTGCGGGGTCGGGGACAGGCGTGCCTGGGCCAGCTCGGTGGCACCGATGGCTCAGCCTGGGGTtgcgccggggctgcgggggggagaAGGAGCCCATGGGCCACCGTGCCCTAAGGCAGGCAGTGCCCCAAGcgcccaccctggggacaccgaggAAGAGGGGACAGCGGTGGGGGCCTGGCGGGGCACACAGCCTCTGCAGGGTGCTCGGGTCTCCGTGCCGCACATGCACGGTCAGCCCCGGCCACGCTCGGGGGGCTGTGGGCGATGCTCGGGGGGCTGTTGCggggcagccctggcacagcGGGCTCACCCCggcccctctctccctgccccagggcatcGCTGTGGAGCTCCTGCGTGGTCCTGCCTCTGCTGGCGCTGACCTGGATGTCGGCCGTGCTCGCCATGACCGACCGGCGCTCCATCCTCTTCCAGGTCCTCTTCGCCGTCTTCAACTCCGTCCAGGGCTTCGTCATCATCACCGTACACGGGTTCCTGCGCCGAGAGGTGGGGTGGCCCCGGaggggtgttggggaggggggggggaccccTGGCCGCGGAGCCGTGACCGGCTCTGTCCCCGCAGGTCCAGGACGTGGTGAAGTGTCAGATGGGGGGGTGCAGGAGCGAGGAGAATGAAAACTCGCCCGACTCCTGCAAGAACGGGCAGGTGCAGATCCTGGTGAGTGCGGCGGCCCCGGCACGGGCTGCAGCGGGcaccggcggggccgggcagggtcccCCTCGCCAAGCCCCTGCTCCCCGGCCCGGCCAAGATGCATTCATTTCCccgtctctccctctctctttctctcctctctctctctctctttcccctctctctgtatttttatagaCAGATTTTGAAAAGGACGTTGACCTGGCGTGTCAGACAGGTGAGGTCCCCCCTGCGCTGGGGACGGGGGTGTCACTGTGCCACGCTGGGGAGGGACAGGTGGCGTGTGCCGGGGTGGGCGTGATGCCACCGTGCAGGGGGTCggtccagcctccctgccctcccgcgggacccccccggggccggcTCTGACCCCGCTCCCGGCCCACAGTGCTGTTCAAGGAGGTGAACACCTGCAACCCCGCCACCATCACGGGCACCTTGTCCCGCATCTCCCTGGACGGGGACGAAGACCCCAAGCTCAACACCACCTCGGAAGGCGGCCTGGGCTTCTCCAGCCTGCCGGGGAACATCCCTCCCGCCAGCATCCTGGTCCAGGTCCCCAAGATGACTCCCAACGTGGTGGCTGGCTTGAGTGAATTGGGCGACCCGCCGGCGCCGCAGCTCAGCCTGGAGGCGCCGGGTCCCGTCTACCTGTGCACGGAGAGCAGCCTGCGGCCCCTGGAGTACGGCTGGCTACGGGCCCCCGAGCCCCCGCGCGAGAGCGACTACATGGTGCTGCCCCGCCGGACCACCAGCCTCAAGCCCTTCCCGCGGGACGAGGGCACCTTCAGTCCCGGCGCCGAGGAGGGGGGCCCCGGTGGGACGGGGTGCCCGGCGGCAGAGGGGGATGCCTACCCTGGCTTCGTCACGATGGACCACGTCAACGTGAACTTGAACCAGCCCTACGGGACGGTGAAGGCTCCCTACAGCCTCCAGTTCAAGCAGCATCCCACCGTCCGGCAGATCCTGGCCTCGGAGCTGTCGGAGCGCAGCCGCACCATGCCCCGCACCGTCCCCGGCTCCGCCATGAAAGTGGGGTCCCTGGAGGTGAGCGGGGGGCTGGGGCGCGAGCGTGCCCGTGGACGCGTGCGCGGGGAGGGAGGTGTGTGGGAAGGGGTTGGGCGAGCGTGCAGCGGCGTGCGTGCATGGTCAGGGTTGCATGAGTCGCCCCCGTGGCTCGCTGCTCGGCATCCCACCCTTCGCTTGGTGGTGGGATGGAGAAGCTGCACGTCCCCCCGGCTCGGCCGGGAGCCCCGTGTCTCCAGCCGGGCTCCGTCCCCGCCAAGTGGCATGGCTTAGGGCTGGCATGAGcaccccctctgccctgctccccccacctcccggACCTGCAAAgacctttccctcttcttctccctctcctcccctgctcctgTCCCCGCCTGTCCCCTGCCAGAGGAAGAGGTTGCGATACTCCGATTTGGACTTTGAGGTAAGCCCCGCCACGGCAGTGGGTGTCACCGTCGGGTGCCATCCGGGGACTGAACCACCTTGTCCCCGGCTGCCTCTGGCTCACTGTCAGCAGTGCAGCAGCCGAGCTCGGGGGAGTTTTATACCAAGCAATAACGAGCGTTGGCTCTTGATTAAAACACCGGTGCCAAGGGGAGTGTTGCAGCGGGCCCTGCGCTCGTCTGCCGCGGGATGgtggggggacggaggggacagggacggaggGGGCTGTCGAGGGGCACGGGGCTGTCCCGCATGCTGACGGTCCCTGCTCTCGCCCCGCAGAAGGTGATGCACACGCGGAAGCGTCACTCCGAGCTCTACCACGAGCTCAACCAGAAGTTTCACACGCTGGACCGGTACCGGGCCCCGGCTGCCGGCTCCTCCAAGGTGAGGTCCTGGAggccccatcctgccccggcaccgtggtttaaccccagccagcaaccgGGACCACGCAACTGCTCGCTtatccccccccggccccggtagggcagagagaagaggggagaaaaggaggggaaaaaaacttgtgggttaaggacagtttaacagaacagaaatggaagagaataataatgataattataATAACAATAGTAAAGGagtatacaaaataaagtgatggaACACCAATTGCTCTCGCCACCCGATGATCCgttgcccatcccatcccaagcagcaatcgcagattcctgccccccggccaacccccatgtGTACACTGAGCATGAGCGTGGTCTGTGGTACGGAACGTTCCCTTGGCTGGCGGCTTGGCCTGTCCGCGCTCTCCCTcggcttctgtgggaagc
This window harbors:
- the ADGRB2 gene encoding adhesion G protein-coupled receptor B2 isoform X5 translates to MTAAGPLLLAVISSLLWLTRGFDPAPSACSALASGVLYGSFSLKDLFPTISSGCSWTLENPDPTKYSLYLRFNREEQVCTHFSPMVLPLDHYLANYTCDPRGEAASPLPARQEEEEEEEEEEAELELCEGAGPFTFLHFDKNFVQLCLAAEPEAAPRLLAPQALEFRFVEVLLINNNNSSQFTCSVLCRWLEECLQAPGARRCGFTHAGCSCQAESPPAPRRNATRHAARTPATPPAAGCCPTDLHSANANDFHLPDVPHGNAVEENQKVKTQWPRSADEPGVYMAQTGDPAAEEWSQWSVCSLTCGQGSQVRTRSCVSSPYGTLCSGLLRETRTCNNTATCPVEGQWLEWGAWSRCSVTCANGTQQRTRKCSVSAHGWAECRGAHADARECSNPSCPTDSKWGPWNHWSLCSKTCDTGWQRRFRMCEGTGVQGYPCEGTGEEVKTCNEKKCPAYHEMCKDEYVMLMTWKKTAAGEIIYNKCPPNATGSASRRCLLSPHGVAYWGVPSFARCVSHEYRYLHLSLREHLAKGQRVLAGEGMSQVVRSLLELMARKTYYSGDLLFSVEILRNVTDTFKRATYTPSSEDVQRFFQVVSYMVDAENRDKWEDAQQVSPGSVHLMKVVEDFIHLVGDALKAFQSSLIVTDNLVISIQREPVSAVSSDINFPMKGRRGMKDWARSSEDKLFIPREVLSLASAETDESSHFVIGAVLYRTLGLILPPPRPPLAVTSKVLMVTVRPPTKPAEPLVLVELSHIINGTSHPQCVTWDYSRTDAGLGNWDTESCQTLETLPAHTKCQCRQLATFAVLAQLPRDLAMDPSGTPSVPLMIGCAVSCMALLTLLVIYAAFWRFIKSERSIILLNFCVSILASNVLILVGQSQMLSKGVCTMTAAFLHFFFLSSFCWVLTEAWQSYLAVIGRIRTRLVRKRFLCLGWGLPALVVAVSVGFTRTKGYGTASYCWLSLEGGLLYAFVGPAAVIVLVNMLVGIIVFNKLMSRDGISDKSKKQRAGASLWSSCVVLPLLALTWMSAVLAMTDRRSILFQVLFAVFNSVQGFVIITVHGFLRREVQDVVKCQMGGCRSEENENSPDSCKNGQVQILTDFEKDVDLACQTVLFKEVNTCNPATITGTLSRISLDGDEDPKLNTTSEGGLGFSSLPGNIPPASILVQVPKMTPNVVAGLSELGDPPAPQLSLEAPGPVYLCTESSLRPLEYGWLRAPEPPRESDYMVLPRRTTSLKPFPRDEGTFSPGAEEGGPGGTGCPAAEGDAYPGFVTMDHVNVNLNQPYGTVKAPYSLQFKQHPTVRQILASELSERSRTMPRTVPGSAMKVGSLERKRLRYSDLDFEKVMHTRKRHSELYHELNQKFHTLDRYRAPAAGSSKREKRWSVSSGGGEKSAANDAAGPEEQQQQPQAPPAPPKPWSTFKAMTLGSLPSAQRDRLELRRADWESPCAGLDAADGDFQTEV
- the ADGRB2 gene encoding adhesion G protein-coupled receptor B2 isoform X3 encodes the protein MTAAGPLLLAVISSLLWLTRGFDPAPSACSALASGVLYGSFSLKDLFPTISSGCSWTLENPDPTKYSLYLRFNREEQVCTHFSPMVLPLDHYLANYTCDPRGEAASPLPARQEEEEEEEEEEAELELCEGAGPFTFLHFDKNFVQLCLAAEPEAAPRLLAPQALEFRFVEVLLINNNNSSQFTCSVLCRWLEECLQAPGARRCGFTHAGCSCQAESPPAPRRNATRHAARTPATPPAAGCCPTDLHSANANDFHLPDVPHGNAVEENQKVKTQWPRSADEPGVYMAQTGDPAAEEWSQWSVCSLTCGQGSQVRTRSCVSSPYGTLCSGLLRETRTCNNTATCPVEGQWLEWGAWSRCSVTCANGTQQRTRKCSVSAHGWAECRGAHADARECSNPSCPTDSKWGPWNHWSLCSKTCDTGWQRRFRMCEGTGVQGYPCEGTGEEVKTCNEKKCPAYHEMCKDEYVMLMTWKKTAAGEIIYNKCPPNATGSASRRCLLSPHGVAYWGVPSFARCVSHEYRYLHLSLREHLAKGQRVLAGEGMSQVVRSLLELMARKTYYSGDLLFSVEILRNVTDTFKRATYTPSSEDVQRFFQVVSYMVDAENRDKWEDAQQVSPGSVHLMKVVEDFIHLVGDALKAFQSSLIVTDNLVISIQREPVSAVSSDINFPMKGRRGMKDWARSSEDKLFIPREVLSLASAETDESSHFVIGAVLYRTLGLILPPPRPPLAVTSKVLMVTVRPPTKPAEPLVLVELSHIINGTSHPQCVTWDYSRTDAGLGNWDTESCQTLETLPAHTKCQCRQLATFAVLAQLPRDLAMDPSGTPSVPLMIGCAVSCMALLTLLVIYAAFWRFIKSERSIILLNFCVSILASNVLILVGQSQMLSKGVCTMTAAFLHFFFLSSFCWVLTEAWQSYLAVIGRIRTRLVRKRFLCLGWGLPALVVAVSVGFTRTKGYGTASYCWLSLEGGLLYAFVGPAAVIVLVNMLVGIIVFNKLMSRDGISDKSKKQRAGSKPPPCGSLLLKCTKCGVVSSAAMTSATASSAMASLWSSCVVLPLLALTWMSAVLAMTDRRSILFQVLFAVFNSVQGFVIITVHGFLRREVQDVVKCQMGGCRSEENENSPDSCKNGQVQILTDFEKDVDLACQTVLFKEVNTCNPATITGTLSRISLDGDEDPKLNTTSEGGLGFSSLPGNIPPASILVQVPKMTPNVVAGLSELGDPPAPQLSLEAPGPVYLCTESSLRPLEYGWLRAPEPPRESDYMVLPRRTTSLKPFPRDEGTFSPGAEEGGPGGTGCPAAEGDAYPGFVTMDHVNVNLNQPYGTVKAPYSLQFKQHPTVRQILASELSERSRTMPRTVPGSAMKVGSLERKRLRYSDLDFEKVMHTRKRHSELYHELNQKFHTLDRYRAPAAGSSKREKRWSVSSGGGEKSAANDAAGPEEQQQQPQAPPAPPKPWSTFKAMTLGSLPSAQRDRLELRRADWESPCAGLDAADGDFQTEV